In one Cronobacter dublinensis subsp. dublinensis LMG 23823 genomic region, the following are encoded:
- the fepD gene encoding Fe(3+)-siderophore ABC transporter permease, translated as MSASRCSTRMVVLLCLFLLLLLMVAFSLLAGAKSLPFSLVMNALTGTCRGADCTIVLDARLPRTLAGLVAGLSLGLAGALMQTLTRNPLADPGLLGVNSGASFAIVLGAALWGVSDPLEILMLALCGALLATLVVAFTGSAGGGQLSPVRLTLAGVALAAVLEGLSNGIALLNPVVYDQLRFWQAGSLDIRTLVTLKAIAPVVALGTIIALLLSRSLNSLSMGSDTATALGSRVARTQALGLIAITLLCASATAVVGPIAFIGLMMPHLARWLVGTDHRWSLPVTLLATPSLLLLADIIGRLIVPGELRVSVMSAFIGAPALIYLVRQRRGGVAL; from the coding sequence ATGTCGGCCTCTCGCTGTTCCACCAGGATGGTTGTCCTGCTGTGTCTCTTTTTATTGCTGCTGCTGATGGTCGCCTTCAGTCTGCTGGCGGGTGCCAAATCCCTGCCCTTTTCTCTCGTCATGAACGCGCTGACCGGCACCTGCCGCGGCGCGGACTGCACCATCGTGCTTGACGCCCGTCTGCCGCGGACCCTCGCGGGCCTCGTCGCAGGGCTGTCGCTTGGGCTCGCCGGCGCGCTGATGCAAACCCTGACCCGCAACCCACTGGCCGACCCCGGCCTGCTCGGCGTGAATTCCGGCGCCAGTTTCGCCATTGTGCTCGGCGCGGCGCTGTGGGGCGTGAGCGATCCGCTGGAGATCCTGATGCTGGCGCTGTGCGGCGCGCTGCTGGCGACGCTTGTGGTGGCCTTTACCGGCAGCGCGGGCGGCGGCCAGCTGAGCCCGGTCCGGCTGACGCTCGCGGGCGTCGCGCTGGCGGCGGTGCTGGAAGGGCTCTCGAACGGTATTGCGTTGTTAAACCCGGTGGTTTATGACCAGCTGCGCTTCTGGCAGGCGGGCTCGCTTGATATCCGCACGCTGGTCACACTGAAGGCTATCGCGCCGGTCGTTGCGCTGGGGACGATTATCGCGCTGCTGCTAAGCCGCAGTCTCAACAGCCTGAGCATGGGCAGCGACACCGCCACGGCGCTCGGCAGCCGGGTGGCGCGCACGCAGGCGCTCGGGCTTATCGCTATTACGCTGTTGTGCGCCAGCGCCACCGCCGTGGTCGGCCCCATCGCTTTTATCGGGCTGATGATGCCGCATCTGGCGCGCTGGCTGGTGGGCACAGATCACCGCTGGTCGCTGCCAGTGACGTTGCTCGCCACCCCCTCGCTGCTGTTGCTGGCGGACATCATCGGCCGCCTGATTGTGCCGGGCGAGCTGCGGGTATCGGTGATGAGCGCGTTTATCGGCGCGCCCGCGCTGATTTATCTGGTGCGCCAGCGGCGCGGCGGGGTGGCGTTATGA
- the entS gene encoding enterobactin transporter EntS translates to MNRHSLLLNLSLLKTHPAYRAVFLARFISILGLGLLGVAVPVQIQTLTGSTFQVGLAVTLTGAAMFIGLMTGGVLADRHERKKLILLARSTCGVGFIGLWVNAMLPAPSVTAIYLLGLWDGFFGAIGVTALLAATPAIVGRENLMQAGAITMLTVRLGSVISPLLGGMLLAWGGVAWNYALAALGTFLTLLPLLTLPALPAPQMQRQHPLRALADGLRFLVASPIVGGVALIGALLTMASAVRVLYPALASHWQMASGEIGVLYAAVPLGAALGALTSGGLAHSLRPGRTMLIASVLGLAAVGVFSLMPWWPLAFVCLALFGYLSGISSLIQYQLIQLQTPDHMLGRINGLWTAQNVTGDAIGAALLGGMGALLSPVSSASAGGLGLAVIAIVLTLLFSELRRLRQAPPPPAQA, encoded by the coding sequence ATGAACCGACATTCGCTGCTGCTTAATCTCTCGTTATTGAAAACGCATCCCGCTTATCGTGCCGTCTTTCTGGCGCGGTTTATTTCCATTCTCGGCCTCGGCCTGCTCGGCGTGGCGGTGCCGGTACAGATCCAGACGCTCACCGGTTCGACCTTTCAGGTCGGTCTCGCGGTGACGCTCACCGGCGCTGCGATGTTTATCGGGCTGATGACCGGCGGCGTGCTGGCTGACCGCCACGAGCGCAAAAAGCTCATTCTGCTGGCGCGCTCCACCTGCGGCGTCGGGTTTATCGGGCTGTGGGTCAACGCCATGCTGCCCGCGCCGTCGGTGACCGCCATCTATCTGCTCGGACTGTGGGACGGCTTTTTCGGGGCGATCGGCGTGACCGCGCTACTGGCGGCGACGCCCGCCATCGTCGGACGGGAAAATCTGATGCAGGCGGGGGCTATCACCATGCTGACGGTACGGCTCGGGTCGGTGATTTCGCCGCTGCTCGGCGGGATGCTGCTCGCCTGGGGCGGTGTGGCCTGGAACTACGCGCTGGCGGCGCTCGGCACGTTTCTGACGCTCCTGCCTCTGCTTACGCTCCCGGCGCTGCCCGCGCCGCAGATGCAGCGCCAGCACCCGCTGCGCGCGCTGGCGGACGGCCTGCGATTTCTTGTCGCAAGCCCGATCGTCGGCGGCGTGGCGCTCATCGGCGCGCTGCTGACGATGGCGAGCGCGGTGCGCGTGCTTTATCCGGCGCTGGCCAGTCACTGGCAGATGGCGAGCGGTGAAATCGGTGTGCTTTACGCCGCCGTGCCGCTCGGCGCGGCGCTGGGCGCGCTTACCAGCGGCGGGCTGGCGCACTCCCTTCGTCCCGGCCGCACGATGCTTATCGCCTCGGTGCTGGGGCTGGCGGCGGTTGGCGTGTTCAGTCTGATGCCCTGGTGGCCGCTGGCATTTGTCTGCCTGGCGCTGTTCGGCTACCTGAGCGGCATCAGCTCGCTGATTCAATACCAGCTTATTCAGCTTCAGACGCCGGATCACATGCTCGGGCGCATTAACGGACTGTGGACCGCGCAAAACGTCACGGGCGACGCCATCGGCGCGGCGCTGCTGGGCGGCATGGGCGCGCTGCTCTCGCCGGTCAGCTCCGCGAGCGCGGGCGGGCTGGGGCTCGCGGTTATCGCTATCGTATTGACGCTGCTCTTTAGCGAGCTGCGTCGTCTGCGTCAGGCCCCGCCGCCACCGGCGCAGGCGTAA
- the fepG gene encoding iron-enterobactin ABC transporter permease, which yields MRPVPPRLWLFCLLTLSLCAGLGVWALTQGAVTLDASQVVEALSGHAPRNVSLIVTEWRLPRVTMALLLGAALGVSGAIFQSLMRNPLGSPDVMGFNTGAWSGVLVAMVLAGQHQTAIAFSAVAGGMATAFIVWLLAWRNGIDTFRLIIIGIGVRAMLVAFNIWLLLQASLETALSAGLWNAGSLNGITWGKTLPAAPLLLLALLASALLVRRMRLLEMGDDSACALGVSVERSRLLLMLTGVILTAGATAMAGPISFIALVAPHIARRVSGTARFGLTQAALCGALLLLGADLCAQYLFKPYQLPVGTVTVCLGGIYLIALLLQESRKR from the coding sequence ATGAGGCCGGTACCCCCTCGCCTGTGGTTGTTTTGCCTGCTGACGTTAAGCCTGTGCGCCGGGCTCGGCGTCTGGGCGCTGACGCAGGGCGCGGTGACGCTCGACGCTTCGCAGGTCGTTGAGGCGCTCAGCGGTCACGCGCCGCGCAACGTCTCGCTTATCGTGACCGAATGGCGTCTGCCGCGCGTGACGATGGCGCTGCTGCTGGGCGCGGCGCTCGGCGTGAGCGGCGCGATTTTCCAGTCGCTGATGCGCAACCCCCTGGGCAGCCCGGACGTGATGGGCTTCAATACCGGCGCCTGGAGCGGCGTGCTGGTAGCGATGGTGCTGGCAGGTCAGCATCAGACCGCCATCGCGTTTTCCGCCGTCGCAGGCGGCATGGCGACCGCGTTTATCGTCTGGCTGCTCGCCTGGCGCAACGGCATTGATACCTTCCGCCTGATTATTATCGGCATCGGCGTGCGCGCGATGCTGGTGGCGTTCAACATCTGGCTTTTGCTGCAGGCGTCGCTTGAGACGGCGCTCTCAGCGGGTCTTTGGAACGCGGGTTCGCTGAACGGCATCACCTGGGGGAAAACCCTCCCCGCCGCCCCGCTGTTGCTGCTGGCGTTGCTCGCGAGCGCGCTGCTGGTACGCCGAATGCGGCTTTTAGAGATGGGTGATGACAGCGCCTGCGCGCTCGGGGTGTCGGTGGAGCGCTCGCGTCTGCTGCTGATGCTGACCGGCGTGATCCTGACCGCAGGCGCGACGGCGATGGCCGGGCCGATTTCGTTTATCGCGCTGGTGGCCCCGCATATCGCCCGTCGCGTCAGCGGTACCGCGCGCTTCGGGCTCACCCAGGCGGCGCTGTGCGGCGCGCTGCTGCTGCTGGGCGCCGATCTCTGCGCGCAGTATCTCTTTAAGCCTTACCAGTTACCGGTAGGGACCGTCACCGTCTGTCTGGGCGGGATTTACCTCATCGCCTTGTTGCTACAGGAGTCACGCAAGAGATGA
- the fepC gene encoding iron-enterobactin ABC transporter ATP-binding protein, with the protein MTTTSRLTGEALTLGYGDFRVAEGLNVAIPDGKFTAIIGPNGCGKSTLLRTLSRLMKPVAGQVRLDGEAIQRFATKEVARRIGLLSQNASAPGDITVQELVARGRYPHQPLFTRWRDEDERAVQRAMAATGVTALADQSVDTLSGGQRQRAWIAMVLAQETSILLLDEPTTWLDISHQIDLLELLSALNREQGYTLAAVLHDLNQACRYASHLIALRDGKIVAEGAPQEIVTPALIEAIYGLRCMIIDDPVAGTPLVVPLGRR; encoded by the coding sequence ATGACCACAACCTCGCGTTTAACCGGTGAAGCGCTCACGCTGGGCTATGGCGATTTCCGCGTGGCGGAAGGGCTGAATGTGGCCATTCCCGACGGGAAGTTCACCGCGATTATCGGCCCGAACGGCTGCGGCAAGTCGACGCTGCTGCGCACGTTAAGCCGCCTGATGAAGCCTGTCGCCGGGCAGGTGCGCCTCGACGGCGAGGCTATTCAGCGCTTCGCCACGAAAGAGGTGGCAAGACGCATCGGCCTGCTGTCGCAAAACGCCAGCGCGCCGGGGGATATCACCGTACAGGAGCTGGTGGCGCGCGGGCGCTATCCGCATCAGCCGCTGTTTACCCGCTGGCGGGACGAGGACGAGCGCGCGGTGCAGCGGGCGATGGCCGCGACCGGCGTGACGGCGCTTGCCGATCAGAGCGTCGACACGCTCTCCGGCGGGCAGCGCCAGCGCGCGTGGATTGCGATGGTGCTGGCGCAGGAGACGTCGATTCTGCTGCTCGACGAGCCGACCACCTGGCTTGATATCAGCCATCAGATTGATTTGCTGGAGCTGTTGAGCGCGCTGAACCGCGAGCAGGGATATACGCTTGCCGCGGTGCTGCACGACCTGAACCAGGCGTGTCGTTACGCCAGTCACCTGATTGCGCTGCGGGACGGGAAAATCGTGGCGGAAGGCGCGCCGCAGGAGATAGTGACGCCAGCGCTTATCGAGGCGATTTACGGGCTGCGCTGCATGATTATTGACGATCCGGTGGCCGGAACGCCGCTGGTGGTGCCGCTCGGGCGGCGGTGA